The Triticum aestivum cultivar Chinese Spring chromosome 7B, IWGSC CS RefSeq v2.1, whole genome shotgun sequence genome window below encodes:
- the LOC123159817 gene encoding 39S ribosomal protein L46, mitochondrial isoform X2, with product MLPRSPASLHLRSLRWPRGFSSSSAPAAAAKEGADGKIVASVVFERLPVVIPKIHPVVYAFQEFSFRWRQQYRRQYPDDVLGKADARGKGDYQIDYVPAPRITEADKANDRKSLQRALDNKLYLLLYGKTFGAPDGKPVWHFPEKVYENEDSLRLCAESALKSVLGGLDNTYFVGNAPMAHMVTEQKEDSTVSPFKRFFFKSQVIGTTHLDIRRCEDHAWVTKAELLEYFPEHKDLLNKMIIHVR from the exons ATGCTGCCGCGATCGCCGGCAAGCCTCCACCTCCGGTCGCTCCGGTGGCCGCGGGGCTTCAGCTCGTCCTCAGCCCCGGCCGCGGCCGCGAAGGAAGGGGCTGACGGGAAGATCGTGGCCTCGGTGGTGTTCGAGCGCCTCCCCGTCGTCATCCCCAAGATCCACCCCGTCGTCTACGCCTTCCAAGAATTCTC GTTCCGATGGAGGCAGCAGTACAGGCGGCAGTACCCTGACGATGTCCTAGGCAAGGCGGACGCGAG GGGCAAGGGTGATTATCAGATAGACTATGTGCCTGCTCCAAGAATCACAGAAGCTGACAAAGCAAATGACAGGAA GTCACTACAACGAGCTCTGGATAATAAGCTCTATCTTCTCCTGTACGGCAAAACTTTTGGGGCTCCTGATGGCAAGCCTGTTTGGCATTTTCCAGAAAAAGTTTATGAAAATGAAGACTCTTTGCGTTTG TGTGCCGAGTCAGCCCTAAAATCTGTTCTCGGCGGGCTTGACAATACATATTTTGTTGGCAACGCTCCAATGGCTCACATGGTAACTGAACAAAAAGAGGATTCCACTGTTTCACCATTCAAG CGGTTCTTCTTCAAGTCGCAAGTGATTGGCACCACGCATTTGGACATCAGGAGGTGCGAGGACCATGCGTGGGTGACCAAAGCTGAGTTGCTGGAATATTTTCCGGAGCACAAGGATCTCTTGAACAAGATGATCATTCACGTAAGATAG
- the LOC123159817 gene encoding 39S ribosomal protein L46, mitochondrial isoform X1, whose product MLPRSPASLHLRSLRWPRGFSSSSAPAAAAKEGADGKIVASVVFERLPVVIPKIHPVVYAFQEFSFRWRQQYRRQYPDDVLGKADARGKGDYQIDYVPAPRITEADKANDRKSLQRALDNKLYLLLYGKTFGAPDGKPVWHFPEKVYENEDSLRLCAESALKSVLGGLDNTYFVGNAPMAHMVTEQKEDSTVSPFKQRFFFKSQVIGTTHLDIRRCEDHAWVTKAELLEYFPEHKDLLNKMIIHVR is encoded by the exons ATGCTGCCGCGATCGCCGGCAAGCCTCCACCTCCGGTCGCTCCGGTGGCCGCGGGGCTTCAGCTCGTCCTCAGCCCCGGCCGCGGCCGCGAAGGAAGGGGCTGACGGGAAGATCGTGGCCTCGGTGGTGTTCGAGCGCCTCCCCGTCGTCATCCCCAAGATCCACCCCGTCGTCTACGCCTTCCAAGAATTCTC GTTCCGATGGAGGCAGCAGTACAGGCGGCAGTACCCTGACGATGTCCTAGGCAAGGCGGACGCGAG GGGCAAGGGTGATTATCAGATAGACTATGTGCCTGCTCCAAGAATCACAGAAGCTGACAAAGCAAATGACAGGAA GTCACTACAACGAGCTCTGGATAATAAGCTCTATCTTCTCCTGTACGGCAAAACTTTTGGGGCTCCTGATGGCAAGCCTGTTTGGCATTTTCCAGAAAAAGTTTATGAAAATGAAGACTCTTTGCGTTTG TGTGCCGAGTCAGCCCTAAAATCTGTTCTCGGCGGGCTTGACAATACATATTTTGTTGGCAACGCTCCAATGGCTCACATGGTAACTGAACAAAAAGAGGATTCCACTGTTTCACCATTCAAG CAGCGGTTCTTCTTCAAGTCGCAAGTGATTGGCACCACGCATTTGGACATCAGGAGGTGCGAGGACCATGCGTGGGTGACCAAAGCTGAGTTGCTGGAATATTTTCCGGAGCACAAGGATCTCTTGAACAAGATGATCATTCACGTAAGATAG